Proteins encoded together in one Pelodiscus sinensis isolate JC-2024 chromosome 33, ASM4963464v1, whole genome shotgun sequence window:
- the LOC142823341 gene encoding uncharacterized protein LOC142823341, with translation MEPRLALHLLVHVLDLLLQACQQWLEAAWHHLGNVSPLPLRLAALGAVEEPRRRPGTGVPRRIWRLDTSSDWWDRIVLERWDDRQWTQNFRMRRDTFLELCEWLAPALQRRDTRMRPAIPLQKRVAIALWKLSTPDSYRSVGNQFGVGRSTVGAVLMQVVKAINRVLLRRVVRLADPDAVIRGFGALGFPNCGGAIDGTHIPIRAPEHQASRYVNRKGYFSVILQAVCDHRGQLTDINMSVKMLRMQTGGDQCGQSTSPRDENSPIDLARATWRFGRVNGVAQDSAPERRS, from the exons atggagccacggctcgccctgcaccttctggtgcacgttctggacttgctgctgcaagcctgccagcaatggctcgaggctgcctggcaccacctggggaacgtcagccccctgcctctccgcctggccgccctgggggccgtggaggagccgcggcggcgccccggcaccggcgtgccccgccgcatctggcgtctggacaccagcagcgactggtgggaccgcatcgtcctggagcgctgggacgaccgacagtggacccagaactttaggatgaggagggacaccttcctggagctctgcgagtggctcgcccctgccctgcaaagaagggacactcgcatgaggcccgccatccccctccagaagcgggtggccatcgccctctggaagctctccacgccggacagctaccgatccgtcgggaaccagttcggcgtggggagatccactgtcggagcagtgctcatgcag gtggtcaaggccatcaatcgggtgctgctccgcagggtggtccgcctcgccgacccggatgccgtcatccggggattcggcgccctcggcttccccaactgcgggggggccatcgacgggacgcacatccccatccgtgccccggaacaccaggcgtcccggtacgtgaaccgcaaggggtacttctccgtcatcctgcaggccgtgtgtgaccaccggggacagttgacggacataaat ATGTCTGTGAAGATGCTGCGGATGCAGACAGGAGGGGATCAGTGTGGCCAATCCACCTCCCCGCGAGACGAGAACTCCCCCATTGACCTGGCGCGGGCTACATGGAGGTTCGGCCGGGTTAACGGCGTCGCCCAGGATAGTGCACCTGAGAGACGTAGTTGA